In Streptomyces sp. NBC_01551, one DNA window encodes the following:
- a CDS encoding disulfide bond formation protein B: MHSLLPEAPLQGGLLGRVQYWFACFFVVGWAGVVCGGLFHQFGAGEHTCPLCVVQRMCMVLAALGAGHIVRTALRDGAVTGRDYMTGWGLALVAVVAGSFASWRQTMLHVLPGDKGYGGELFGLHLYVWAWILFQLSVVAIGVVLAFAHATADRAVPTAGPGAYRTVGLSALWFLGLVIAANLVAVFLEEGFHWFLPDDPSRYELFHDLGI, translated from the coding sequence ATGCACAGCCTCCTCCCGGAGGCGCCGCTGCAGGGCGGGCTGCTGGGGCGGGTCCAGTACTGGTTCGCCTGCTTCTTCGTCGTCGGCTGGGCGGGCGTCGTCTGCGGCGGGCTGTTCCACCAGTTCGGGGCGGGGGAGCACACGTGCCCGCTGTGCGTCGTGCAGCGGATGTGCATGGTGCTCGCGGCGCTGGGCGCCGGGCACATCGTCCGCACGGCGCTCAGGGACGGGGCGGTGACCGGCCGGGACTACATGACGGGCTGGGGGCTGGCCCTCGTCGCCGTCGTCGCGGGCTCGTTCGCGTCGTGGCGGCAGACCATGCTGCACGTCCTGCCGGGGGACAAGGGTTACGGCGGCGAGCTGTTCGGGCTGCACCTGTACGTGTGGGCGTGGATCCTCTTCCAGCTCTCGGTCGTCGCGATCGGCGTCGTCCTCGCCTTCGCGCACGCCACGGCGGACCGGGCCGTTCCGACCGCGGGACCCGGCGCGTACCGGACGGTGGGGCTGTCCGCCCTGTGGTTCCTCGGTCTCGTCATCGCGGCGAATCTGGTGGCGGTGTTCCTGGAGGAGGGGTTCCATTGGTTCCTGCCGGACGACCCGAGCCGGTACGAGCTCTTCCACGACCTCGGCATCTGA
- a CDS encoding phosphatase PAP2 family protein — protein sequence MTKRQRPTRWWAELLLLGLVYGAYSGGRLLVRGDVALATEHGLAILDVEGPLGIDFERPLNRLFSETGWLGIPADFIYASMHYLVTPAVLLWIYHRRPAHYRAARTWLVASTLLGLVGFSLMPTCPPRLLDAAQGFTDTMAQYSAYGWWGAEASAPRGLGALTNQYAAMPSLHVGWALWCGVLLWTHGRRPLVKAFGIAYPTVTTLVVMGTANHYFLDAAAGAAVMGLGFLLARGLVTRGFGTTVAGFRRKTTIVSGGWDTSARELLPAQRPSADHTADDDTAAAAR from the coding sequence ATGACCAAACGGCAGCGGCCTACGCGATGGTGGGCAGAACTGCTGCTCCTGGGACTCGTCTACGGGGCGTACTCGGGCGGCAGACTCCTCGTACGCGGCGACGTGGCGCTCGCCACGGAGCACGGGCTCGCCATCCTGGACGTCGAGGGACCGCTCGGCATCGACTTCGAACGCCCGCTCAACCGGCTCTTCTCGGAGACGGGCTGGCTCGGCATACCCGCCGACTTCATATACGCCTCGATGCACTACCTCGTCACCCCGGCCGTGCTGCTCTGGATCTACCACCGGCGGCCCGCCCACTACCGCGCCGCCCGCACCTGGCTGGTGGCCTCCACCCTCCTCGGGCTCGTCGGCTTCAGCCTGATGCCCACCTGCCCGCCCCGGCTGCTCGACGCCGCGCAGGGCTTCACGGACACGATGGCCCAGTACAGCGCCTACGGCTGGTGGGGCGCCGAGGCCAGCGCCCCGCGGGGGCTCGGGGCACTCACCAACCAGTACGCGGCGATGCCGAGCCTTCACGTCGGATGGGCCCTGTGGTGCGGGGTCCTGCTGTGGACGCACGGCCGCCGCCCGCTGGTGAAAGCTTTCGGCATCGCGTACCCCACGGTCACCACCCTGGTGGTGATGGGCACGGCCAACCACTACTTCCTCGACGCCGCCGCGGGAGCGGCCGTGATGGGCCTCGGTTTCCTGCTCGCGCGCGGCCTCGTGACCCGCGGCTTCGGTACGACAGTCGCCGGTTTCCGGCGTAAGACCACGATTGTCAGTGGCGGATGGGACACTTCCGCCCGTGAGCTCCTACCCGCCCAGCGGCCCTCCGCAGATCACACCGCAGACGACGACACTGCGGCAGCGGCTCGCTGA
- a CDS encoding NADPH-dependent F420 reductase — MRYAVLGTGIVGRTIAARLASLGHEAVIGTRDPAATLARTEYADWQAAHPGVRLAGFAEAAREGETLVNATGGRVSLAALADADAAHLDGKVLIDVANPLDFSKGFPPTLDPVDDDSLGEQIQRAFPGLRVVKTLNTMNCRIMVDPARVPGEHTVFVSGEDAAAKAFVRELLGSFGWPEASVLDLGGIETARGTEMLLPIWLRLMGALGHTDFNFQIQGARGAGTSTSG; from the coding sequence ATGCGTTACGCAGTCCTCGGCACCGGGATCGTCGGCCGTACCATCGCCGCCCGGCTCGCCTCCCTCGGCCACGAGGCGGTCATCGGCACCCGGGACCCCGCGGCCACCCTCGCCCGCACCGAGTACGCCGACTGGCAGGCGGCCCACCCGGGCGTCCGGCTCGCCGGCTTCGCGGAGGCCGCGCGCGAGGGCGAGACCCTGGTCAACGCCACCGGCGGGCGCGTCAGCCTCGCCGCACTGGCCGACGCGGACGCCGCGCACCTGGACGGCAAGGTCCTGATCGACGTCGCGAACCCGCTCGACTTCTCCAAGGGGTTCCCGCCCACCCTGGACCCGGTCGACGACGACAGCCTGGGCGAGCAGATCCAGCGGGCCTTCCCGGGGCTGCGGGTGGTCAAGACGCTCAACACCATGAACTGCCGGATCATGGTGGACCCCGCCAGGGTCCCCGGCGAGCACACCGTCTTCGTCTCGGGCGAGGACGCCGCGGCGAAGGCCTTCGTACGCGAACTCCTGGGCTCCTTCGGCTGGCCGGAGGCGAGCGTCCTCGACCTCGGCGGGATCGAGACCGCGCGCGGCACGGAGATGCTGCTCCCGATCTGGCTCCGGCTGATGGGTGCGCTGGGGCACACCGACTTCAACTTCCAGATCCAGGGCGCCCGGGGAGCCGGAACCTCCACCTCCGGCTGA
- a CDS encoding DUF5993 family protein, producing the protein MDTLIFGGLLATLIAMYRDSSRTVVLAAWWVSLLAVILLMAYHVTGGPALTLSH; encoded by the coding sequence ATGGACACCCTCATCTTCGGCGGGCTCCTCGCCACGCTGATCGCGATGTACCGGGACTCGTCCCGGACGGTCGTGCTCGCGGCCTGGTGGGTCTCGCTCCTCGCCGTGATCCTGCTGATGGCGTACCACGTCACCGGCGGCCCCGCCCTGACCCTGAGCCACTGA
- a CDS encoding tetratricopeptide repeat protein has product MAASPHSPNSTFRRLRGPHSPAEFAAMVRRAAREIGETVSCDARYIGRVESGEIRCPNYAYERVFLHMFPGRTLADLGFPPREAVRGRSAQRTPLTPKESDVLRRAFMAGGSATVAAATLGLTLLGDGRRVPSRAGESEAAAVEEAVRQIRLLDDRHGADALYRRAAEPLRTAYALLDAGATRQSTEDRLHAGAGELAVSVGWLAHDSGRFDDARSHYAEALATARVSGNAGLEAHAFSNMAFLAGDCGRARESVRAAQAGRRAARSLGSPRLLSLLALREAGGWAGLGDRRACEEALTRAHTEFSRGGTGADPEWMSFFGEAELESLEARCWAALGEPARAARHARRAADLQDPHFARNVALYTAELADNLAHAGAPDEAAWAGGRVLDLLTEVHSTRIRSMLSSTARTLVPHQRSPRVGAFLTRHATA; this is encoded by the coding sequence ATGGCGGCGTCCCCCCACTCACCCAACTCCACGTTCCGGCGGCTGCGCGGACCGCACTCCCCGGCCGAGTTCGCGGCCATGGTGCGCCGGGCTGCACGGGAGATCGGCGAAACGGTTTCCTGCGACGCCCGTTACATCGGCCGGGTCGAGTCCGGCGAGATCCGCTGCCCCAACTACGCCTACGAGCGGGTCTTCCTGCACATGTTCCCCGGCCGGACCCTGGCCGACCTGGGATTCCCGCCGCGCGAGGCCGTCCGCGGCCGGTCCGCGCAGCGCACCCCCCTCACCCCCAAGGAGAGCGACGTGCTGCGTCGCGCGTTCATGGCGGGCGGCTCCGCGACGGTGGCCGCCGCGACGCTGGGTCTCACCCTGCTCGGCGACGGCCGCCGCGTCCCCTCCCGCGCCGGCGAATCCGAGGCCGCGGCGGTCGAGGAGGCCGTACGCCAGATCCGGCTGCTGGACGACCGGCACGGGGCCGACGCCCTCTACCGGCGGGCCGCGGAACCCCTGCGCACCGCCTACGCGTTGCTCGACGCGGGGGCCACCCGGCAGTCCACCGAGGACCGGCTGCACGCGGGCGCGGGCGAACTGGCCGTCTCGGTGGGCTGGCTGGCGCACGACTCGGGCCGCTTCGACGACGCCCGCTCGCACTACGCCGAGGCGCTGGCCACGGCCCGGGTCTCGGGCAACGCCGGCCTGGAGGCGCACGCCTTCAGCAACATGGCGTTCCTGGCCGGGGACTGCGGGCGCGCCCGCGAGTCCGTACGCGCCGCCCAGGCGGGCCGGCGCGCGGCCCGCTCGCTGGGCTCCCCGAGGCTGCTGTCGCTGCTCGCGCTGCGGGAGGCGGGCGGCTGGGCGGGGCTGGGCGACCGCAGGGCCTGCGAGGAGGCGCTGACCCGGGCGCACACGGAGTTCTCCCGGGGCGGGACGGGCGCCGACCCGGAGTGGATGTCCTTCTTCGGCGAGGCCGAACTGGAGTCCCTGGAGGCGCGCTGCTGGGCGGCGCTCGGCGAACCCGCCCGCGCGGCCCGGCACGCCCGCCGCGCGGCCGACCTCCAGGACCCGCACTTCGCCCGGAACGTGGCCCTCTACACCGCCGAACTGGCCGACAACCTGGCCCACGCCGGCGCCCCCGACGAGGCGGCCTGGGCGGGCGGGCGGGTCCTGGACCTGCTCACCGAGGTGCACTCCACCCGGATCCGGTCGATGCTCTCGTCCACGGCCCGCACCCTGGTCCCCCACCAGCGCTCCCCCCGCGTCGGCGCGTTCCTGACCCGCCACGCGACCGCCTGA
- a CDS encoding response regulator transcription factor yields the protein MASVLVVEDDQFVRSALIRHLTEAAHTVRSVGTALEALREVAHHRFDVVILDLGLPDLDGSEALKMLRGITDVPVIIATARDDEAEIVRLLNDGADDYLTKPFSVEHLSARMAAVLRRARAAAGAEPPSRVLRVGGLAIDPLRRQAELDGAVLDLTRREFDLLAFLAGRPGVVVARRELLAEVWQQSYGDDQTIDVHLSWLRRKLGETAARPRYLHTLRGVGVKLEPPVPEPPQ from the coding sequence ATGGCAAGTGTGCTCGTGGTCGAGGACGACCAGTTCGTACGTTCCGCCCTGATCCGGCACCTGACCGAGGCCGCGCACACCGTGCGCAGCGTCGGTACGGCCCTGGAGGCGCTGCGCGAGGTCGCCCACCACCGCTTCGACGTGGTCATCCTCGACCTCGGGCTGCCCGACCTCGACGGGTCGGAGGCGCTGAAGATGCTGCGCGGCATCACCGACGTGCCCGTGATCATCGCGACCGCCCGCGACGACGAGGCCGAGATCGTCCGGCTGCTGAACGACGGCGCCGACGACTACCTGACCAAGCCCTTCTCCGTCGAGCACCTCTCCGCCCGGATGGCCGCCGTCCTGCGCCGCGCCCGCGCGGCCGCCGGGGCCGAGCCGCCCTCGCGCGTGCTGCGGGTCGGCGGGCTGGCCATCGACCCGCTGCGACGCCAGGCCGAACTGGACGGGGCCGTACTGGACCTCACCCGGCGGGAGTTCGACCTGCTGGCCTTCCTCGCCGGGCGGCCCGGGGTGGTCGTGGCCCGGCGCGAGCTGCTGGCCGAGGTCTGGCAGCAGTCGTACGGGGACGACCAGACCATCGACGTGCACCTGTCCTGGCTGCGCCGCAAGCTCGGCGAGACCGCCGCCCGCCCCCGCTACCTGCACACGCTGCGGGGGGTCGGAGTCAAGCTGGAGCCGCCGGTCCCGGAGCCGCCGCAGTGA
- a CDS encoding M6 family metalloprotease domain-containing protein, translating to MPRQQTPGGVDRSRLRSAAAGVTSLAALAAMSLVAGPAVAQPGAGPCALSRTAAHHSLGLDTWNAAYPRPERTLNAVMVFLSFPDHRTALTPAELTRDYFPATSEFFERASYGRFRLVPHPQRQWIRMPKPSTAYGIQRDWAPEDRAAYLRDAVASADPEVDFGKYDVVYFVADPDAPGVDSDATKVVNFDRPLTADGTELRRIVTVFEQHPPDRNVLAHETGHVFDLPDLYHRPSDGKGDWDTYVGDWDVMGSQFGMAPDLFAWHKWKLGWLDASQVDCVQSGSSLHTLQPLAEAPLPGGTGGTRLAVVRTGAGSAIAVEARGSAGNDGDTCTEGVLVYRVRNEAASGGGPIEVLDAHPDSEACWDRSVYPPLADAPLEVGETFTVPGERITIEVADRTQSGAYTVKITT from the coding sequence GTGCCGCGACAGCAGACACCCGGGGGAGTGGACCGCTCCCGCCTGCGCAGCGCCGCGGCCGGGGTGACGTCCCTGGCGGCGCTCGCCGCGATGTCGCTCGTCGCGGGCCCCGCGGTGGCCCAACCCGGGGCCGGACCGTGCGCGCTGAGCCGGACGGCCGCGCACCACTCGCTGGGCCTGGACACCTGGAACGCCGCGTACCCCAGGCCCGAGCGCACCCTCAACGCCGTCATGGTCTTCCTCTCCTTCCCCGACCACCGGACCGCCCTCACGCCCGCGGAACTGACCCGCGACTACTTCCCCGCCACCAGCGAGTTCTTCGAGCGCGCCTCGTACGGACGGTTCCGGCTGGTCCCGCACCCGCAGAGGCAGTGGATCCGGATGCCCAAGCCGTCGACCGCGTACGGGATACAGCGCGACTGGGCCCCCGAGGACCGGGCGGCCTACCTGCGGGACGCGGTCGCGAGCGCCGACCCGGAGGTGGACTTCGGCAAGTACGACGTCGTGTACTTCGTCGCCGACCCGGACGCGCCCGGGGTGGACTCCGACGCCACGAAGGTCGTCAACTTCGACCGCCCCCTGACGGCCGACGGCACCGAGCTGCGGCGGATCGTCACCGTCTTCGAGCAGCACCCGCCGGACCGCAACGTGCTGGCCCACGAGACCGGGCACGTCTTCGACCTGCCCGACCTCTATCACCGGCCCTCGGACGGCAAGGGCGACTGGGACACCTACGTCGGAGACTGGGACGTCATGGGCAGCCAGTTCGGGATGGCCCCGGACCTGTTCGCCTGGCACAAGTGGAAGCTGGGCTGGCTGGACGCCTCGCAGGTGGACTGCGTGCAGTCCGGCTCCTCGCTGCACACCCTCCAGCCGCTCGCCGAGGCCCCGCTGCCGGGCGGCACCGGCGGGACCCGGCTCGCGGTCGTCCGTACGGGCGCCGGCAGCGCGATCGCCGTCGAGGCGCGGGGTTCCGCCGGAAACGACGGGGACACCTGCACGGAGGGGGTCCTGGTCTACCGGGTCCGCAACGAGGCGGCCTCGGGCGGCGGCCCGATCGAGGTGCTGGACGCGCATCCGGACTCGGAGGCCTGCTGGGACCGCTCGGTCTACCCGCCGCTGGCGGACGCGCCGCTGGAGGTGGGGGAGACGTTCACGGTGCCGGGCGAGCGGATCACCATCGAGGTGGCCGACCGGACCCAGTCCGGCGCGTACACGGTCAAAATCACGACCTAG
- a CDS encoding AAA domain-containing protein, with the protein MTSFDPGAAAAQATAAILRDTLHGSERGVVVDSPPGAGKSTLVVRAARELAAAGRRLMVVAQTNAQVDDLVLRLADKDPELKVGRLHSSDGDAYDPALRELASVTLSAKPGDLAELPITISTAAKWAYVKDVEPWEHAIVDEAYQMRSDALLAVAGLFDRALFVGDPGQLDPFSVVGAEQWAGLSYDPSASAVSTLLAHNPQLPQHRLPVSWRLPATAAPLVSRAFYPYTQFRSGTGPGERRLSYGVAGDGSGPDRVLDEAAESGWGLLELPARHTPRTDPEAVRAVALVVRRALDRGAVTRDEQSEGPAPLTADRIAVGTAHRDQAAAVRSALASLGVTGVTVDTANRLQGREYDLTVVLHPLSGRPDATAFHLETGRLCVLASRHRHACVVVARAGIAELLDDHPSTEPVQLGVTVKFPDGWEANHSVLAHLAEHRVPWRP; encoded by the coding sequence GTGACCTCCTTCGACCCGGGGGCCGCGGCCGCCCAGGCGACCGCCGCGATCCTGCGCGACACCCTGCACGGGAGCGAGCGGGGTGTCGTCGTCGACTCCCCGCCCGGGGCCGGCAAGTCCACGCTCGTGGTCCGGGCGGCCCGGGAACTGGCCGCCGCCGGGCGCCGCCTGATGGTGGTGGCGCAGACCAACGCGCAGGTCGACGACCTGGTGCTGCGGCTCGCCGACAAAGACCCGGAGCTGAAGGTCGGCCGACTGCACAGCAGCGACGGCGACGCGTACGACCCGGCGCTGCGCGAGCTGGCCTCGGTCACGCTGTCGGCGAAGCCGGGGGACCTCGCGGAGCTCCCGATCACCATCTCGACCGCGGCGAAGTGGGCCTACGTCAAGGACGTGGAGCCGTGGGAGCACGCCATCGTCGACGAGGCGTACCAGATGCGTTCGGACGCGCTGCTTGCCGTGGCGGGGCTGTTCGACCGGGCGCTGTTCGTGGGCGATCCGGGGCAGCTGGACCCGTTCAGCGTGGTCGGCGCGGAGCAGTGGGCGGGGCTGTCCTACGACCCGTCCGCCTCGGCGGTGTCCACGCTGCTGGCGCACAACCCGCAGCTGCCCCAGCACCGGCTGCCGGTGTCCTGGCGGCTCCCGGCGACGGCGGCGCCGCTGGTCTCGCGGGCGTTCTACCCGTACACGCAGTTCCGCAGCGGTACGGGTCCGGGCGAGCGGCGGCTGTCGTACGGGGTCGCGGGCGACGGCTCCGGCCCGGACCGGGTGCTGGACGAGGCGGCCGAGTCGGGCTGGGGTCTGCTGGAGCTGCCCGCCCGGCACACCCCGCGCACGGACCCGGAGGCGGTACGGGCGGTGGCGCTGGTGGTGCGGCGCGCGCTGGACCGCGGGGCGGTGACGCGGGACGAGCAGAGCGAGGGCCCGGCCCCGCTGACGGCGGACCGCATCGCCGTCGGCACGGCCCACCGCGACCAGGCGGCCGCGGTCCGCTCGGCGCTGGCCTCGCTGGGCGTCACCGGGGTCACGGTGGACACCGCGAACCGGCTCCAGGGGCGCGAGTACGACCTCACGGTGGTGCTGCACCCGCTGTCGGGCCGCCCCGACGCGACGGCGTTCCACCTGGAGACGGGCCGGCTGTGCGTGCTGGCCTCCCGGCACCGGCACGCCTGCGTGGTGGTGGCCCGGGCGGGCATAGCGGAGCTGCTGGACGACCACCCGTCGACGGAGCCGGTGCAACTGGGCGTGACGGTGAAGTTCCCGGACGGGTGGGAGGCCAACCACTCGGTCCTCGCCCACCTGGCGGAACACCGCGTGCCCTGGCGACCGTGA
- a CDS encoding spermidine synthase yields MDGGTAELAPDRERGNAWTLLIDGAPQSHVDLDDPGHLDFAYQRRIGHLIDLVAPARQPLNVLHLGGGAFTLARYTAAARPRSSQQVVEIDAGLVAFVREHLPLDPQARVRVRAVDARAGLAKVPDGWADLVIADVFSGARTPAHLTSAEFLDDVRRALAPGGWYVANLADGPPLAHLKGQIATAASRFEHLALAADPVVWRGKRFGNAVLVAADRELPVGEFTRRVASDPHPGRVEHGRALADFAGGAAPVADASAVASPQPPPSVFR; encoded by the coding sequence GTGGACGGCGGCACGGCGGAGCTGGCGCCCGACCGGGAGCGCGGCAACGCCTGGACGCTGCTGATCGACGGAGCCCCGCAGTCGCACGTCGACCTGGACGACCCCGGACACCTGGACTTCGCGTACCAGCGCCGGATCGGCCACCTGATCGACCTCGTCGCGCCCGCCCGGCAGCCCCTGAACGTGCTGCACCTGGGCGGCGGCGCCTTCACGCTCGCGCGCTACACCGCGGCCGCCCGGCCCCGCTCCTCCCAGCAGGTGGTGGAGATCGACGCCGGGCTGGTGGCCTTCGTACGGGAACACCTGCCGCTGGACCCGCAGGCGCGGGTCCGGGTCCGCGCGGTGGACGCGCGGGCGGGCCTGGCCAAGGTCCCGGACGGCTGGGCGGACCTGGTGATCGCGGACGTGTTCAGCGGCGCGCGGACCCCGGCGCACCTGACGAGCGCCGAGTTCCTGGACGACGTACGGCGGGCCCTGGCGCCCGGCGGGTGGTACGTGGCCAACCTGGCGGACGGCCCGCCGCTCGCGCACCTGAAGGGCCAGATCGCGACGGCCGCGTCCCGCTTCGAGCACCTGGCGCTGGCCGCCGACCCGGTGGTGTGGCGGGGGAAACGGTTCGGCAACGCGGTCCTGGTGGCCGCGGACCGGGAGCTTCCGGTCGGCGAGTTCACGCGCCGGGTGGCGAGCGACCCGCACCCGGGCCGGGTCGAGCACGGCCGGGCCCTCGCGGACTTCGCGGGCGGGGCGGCCCCGGTCGCCGACGCCTCGGCGGTGGCCTCGCCGCAGCCGCCGCCGTCCGTGTTCCGCTGA
- a CDS encoding VOC family protein, giving the protein MTITSVVLRRRVDDLGAAVAFYEELTGEPAARFAFAGLELASTGPFLLFTGPDGIAERFAAVSATLTVADLDAVVAAGEAAGAEVIGAPADTPNGRRAVLRHPDGAVYEYVGV; this is encoded by the coding sequence GTGACGATCACTTCTGTGGTGCTCCGGCGGCGGGTGGACGACCTCGGCGCGGCGGTGGCCTTCTACGAGGAGCTGACCGGCGAACCGGCGGCCCGGTTCGCCTTCGCGGGGCTGGAGCTGGCGAGCACCGGTCCGTTCCTGCTCTTCACCGGGCCCGACGGGATCGCGGAGCGGTTCGCCGCGGTGTCGGCCACGCTGACCGTGGCGGACCTGGACGCCGTCGTGGCGGCGGGCGAGGCCGCCGGGGCCGAGGTGATCGGTGCCCCCGCGGACACGCCCAACGGGCGCCGGGCCGTCCTGCGGCACCCCGACGGCGCGGTGTACGAGTACGTCGGCGTCTGA
- a CDS encoding histidine phosphatase family protein has protein sequence MAPRILLARHGQTAWSQLGKHTGRTDVPLLEEGKRGAKLLGERLARDPWKGLPGVEVRTSPLVRASESCELAGFGVQAEPWDALMEWDYGEYEGMTPAEIQAVRPGWLIWRDGVPGGESVADVGARADEVVAWARAADRDVLVFAHGHILRTLAARWLGFDVSFGARIRLEPTSLSVLGWAYGAPALERWNDTGHLDS, from the coding sequence ATGGCCCCCCGCATCCTGCTGGCCCGCCACGGCCAGACGGCGTGGTCCCAGCTCGGCAAGCACACCGGACGCACCGACGTGCCCCTGCTGGAGGAGGGCAAGCGGGGCGCGAAGCTGCTCGGCGAGCGGCTGGCGCGCGATCCGTGGAAGGGCCTGCCCGGCGTCGAGGTCCGCACCAGCCCGCTGGTGCGCGCGAGCGAGAGCTGCGAGCTCGCCGGGTTCGGCGTGCAGGCGGAGCCGTGGGACGCGTTGATGGAGTGGGACTACGGGGAGTACGAGGGCATGACCCCGGCCGAGATCCAGGCGGTCCGGCCCGGCTGGCTGATCTGGCGCGACGGGGTCCCCGGCGGGGAGTCCGTCGCCGACGTCGGCGCCCGCGCGGACGAGGTGGTCGCCTGGGCCCGCGCGGCCGACCGCGACGTCCTGGTCTTCGCCCACGGCCACATCCTGCGCACCCTGGCCGCCCGCTGGCTCGGCTTCGACGTCTCCTTCGGCGCCCGCATCCGCCTGGAGCCGACCTCCCTCTCGGTGCTGGGCTGGGCCTACGGCGCCCCCGCGCTGGAGCGCTGGAACGACACCGGGCACCTGGACTCGTAG
- a CDS encoding HAMP domain-containing sensor histidine kinase, whose amino-acid sequence MRWALVKVCLAVTAMVVVAFAVPLGLVVQEMASDRAFSNAERQAATMAPTLSITTDPTQLRKAVESTQMGAAGRMAVHLPPVGDSPAADIGKGRAGEHAVSETRRMGRATTASVAGGGSALLQPTALGSGDIAVIEIYVPESEVSNGVTTAWVILAGVGLALIVGSVAVADRLGARLVRPAERLADAAHQLGEGRLGARVPEDGPKELRSAAVAFNAMADQVVELLANERELAADLSHRLRTPLTVLRLNTASLGDGPAAEQTRAAVEQLEREVDTIIRTAREQRSPAAAVAVAGCDASEVIRDRMAFWSALAEDEGREVRLAGVDRPVRIPVARPELAAALDAMLGNVFRHTPEATPFAVDVHDAGEAVIVLVSDAGPGIADPDAALRRGNDGGRDGSTGLGLDIVRRVAESTGGDVRIGRSMLGGTEVRVWIALDDRARGGSDGGRARRGRRKRRGN is encoded by the coding sequence GTGAGGTGGGCCCTGGTCAAGGTGTGCCTCGCGGTCACCGCCATGGTGGTCGTGGCCTTCGCCGTACCCCTCGGGCTGGTGGTCCAGGAGATGGCCAGCGACCGGGCCTTCTCCAACGCCGAGCGGCAGGCCGCCACGATGGCGCCGACCCTCTCCATCACCACCGACCCCACGCAGCTGCGCAAGGCGGTCGAGTCCACGCAGATGGGCGCGGCCGGGCGGATGGCCGTCCACCTGCCGCCCGTGGGCGACAGCCCGGCCGCGGACATCGGCAAGGGCCGCGCGGGCGAGCACGCGGTGTCCGAGACCCGCAGGATGGGGCGGGCCACCACCGCCTCGGTGGCGGGCGGGGGTTCGGCGCTGCTCCAGCCCACCGCGCTCGGCTCCGGGGACATCGCGGTGATCGAGATCTACGTGCCCGAGAGCGAGGTCAGCAACGGCGTCACGACCGCCTGGGTGATCCTCGCCGGCGTCGGCCTCGCCCTGATCGTGGGCTCGGTGGCGGTCGCGGACCGGCTCGGCGCCCGCCTGGTGCGGCCCGCCGAGCGGCTCGCGGACGCCGCGCACCAGCTGGGCGAGGGGCGGCTCGGGGCGCGGGTGCCCGAGGACGGGCCCAAGGAACTCCGCTCGGCGGCCGTCGCGTTCAACGCGATGGCGGACCAGGTCGTGGAACTCCTCGCCAACGAGCGGGAGCTGGCCGCCGACCTGTCGCACCGGCTGCGGACGCCGCTGACGGTGCTGCGGCTCAACACGGCCTCGCTCGGGGACGGTCCGGCCGCCGAGCAGACCCGGGCGGCGGTGGAGCAGCTGGAACGGGAGGTCGACACGATCATCCGTACCGCCCGCGAACAGCGCTCGCCCGCCGCGGCCGTCGCCGTCGCCGGGTGCGACGCCTCCGAGGTGATCCGCGACCGGATGGCCTTCTGGTCGGCGCTCGCGGAGGACGAGGGCCGCGAGGTGCGGCTCGCGGGAGTGGACCGTCCCGTACGGATACCGGTGGCCCGGCCGGAGCTCGCGGCCGCGCTGGACGCCATGCTCGGCAACGTCTTCCGGCACACGCCCGAGGCGACCCCGTTCGCGGTCGACGTGCACGACGCCGGGGAGGCGGTCATCGTCCTCGTCTCGGACGCCGGCCCCGGTATCGCCGACCCGGACGCGGCCCTGCGCCGGGGCAACGACGGCGGCCGCGACGGCTCGACGGGGCTCGGCCTGGACATCGTCCGGCGGGTCGCGGAGTCCACGGGCGGCGACGTGCGCATCGGGCGCTCGATGCTCGGCGGCACCGAGGTCCGCGTCTGGATCGCCCTGGACGACCGCGCCCGCGGCGGCTCCGACGGCGGCCGCGCCCGCCGCGGCCGCCGCAAACGGCGCGGCAACTGA